A genomic window from Anguilla rostrata isolate EN2019 chromosome 14, ASM1855537v3, whole genome shotgun sequence includes:
- the LOC135239838 gene encoding growth arrest and DNA damage-inducible protein GADD45 gamma-like isoform X2 yields the protein MRNAGKVLKEALWTANAEDRLVIGVYESAKIMNEDPDSVAFCVLATDEEFECDIALQIHFTLIQAFCFDNDISIVRVNDMQRLSNIVGEKSVELEDAHCVLITNPAEGSWQDPALDKLHLFCEESRSLNEWVPEITLPER from the exons ATGCGTAACGCAGGCAAAGTTTTAAAGGAGGCTCTGTGGACTGCCAATGCAGAAGACCGCCTTGTCATCGGCGTCTACGAGTCTGCAAAAATAATGAACGA agaCCCTGACAGCGTGGCTTTCTGCGTGCTGGCAACTGATGAGGAGTTTGAGTGCGACATCGCCCTGCAGATCCACTTCACTCTGATCCAGGCGTTCTGTTTCGACAACGACATCAGCATCGTCCGCGTGAACGACATGCAGCGGCTCTCCAACATCGTGGGCGAAAAGTCGGTGGAACTTGAGGATGCGCACTGCGTTCTCATCACG AACCCTGCTGAAGGTTCGTGGCAGGACCCGGCTCTGGATAAACTGCACCTGTTCTGCGAGGAAAGtcgcagtctgaatgaatgggTTCCGGAAATTACTCTTCCCGAGCGCTGA
- the LOC135239838 gene encoding growth arrest and DNA damage-inducible protein GADD45 gamma-like isoform X1, with protein sequence MRNAGKVLKEALWTANAEDRLVIGVYESAKIMNEDPDSVAFCVLATDEEFECDIALQIHFTLIQAFCFDNDISIVRVNDMQRLSNIVGEKSVELEDAHCVLITQNPAEGSWQDPALDKLHLFCEESRSLNEWVPEITLPER encoded by the exons ATGCGTAACGCAGGCAAAGTTTTAAAGGAGGCTCTGTGGACTGCCAATGCAGAAGACCGCCTTGTCATCGGCGTCTACGAGTCTGCAAAAATAATGAACGA agaCCCTGACAGCGTGGCTTTCTGCGTGCTGGCAACTGATGAGGAGTTTGAGTGCGACATCGCCCTGCAGATCCACTTCACTCTGATCCAGGCGTTCTGTTTCGACAACGACATCAGCATCGTCCGCGTGAACGACATGCAGCGGCTCTCCAACATCGTGGGCGAAAAGTCGGTGGAACTTGAGGATGCGCACTGCGTTCTCATCACG CAGAACCCTGCTGAAGGTTCGTGGCAGGACCCGGCTCTGGATAAACTGCACCTGTTCTGCGAGGAAAGtcgcagtctgaatgaatgggTTCCGGAAATTACTCTTCCCGAGCGCTGA
- the LOC135239754 gene encoding growth arrest and DNA damage-inducible protein GADD45 gamma-like — translation MPCAGDTLQDLLLSARKHHCLTVGVYESAKVMNIDPDSVAFCVLATGEGFECDIALQIHFTLIQAFCFDNDISIVRVNDMQRLSNIVGEKSVDLDDAHCVLITQSPAEGSWQDPALAELHLFCAERRSLSEWLPAVSLPKR, via the exons atGCCTTGCGCTGGAGACACACTGCAAGACCTGCTGCTCTCGGCGAGGAAGCACCACTGCCTGACGGTCGGAGTGTACGAGTCCGCGAAAGTAATGAACAT agaCCCCGACAGCGTGGCTTTCTGCGTGCTGGCGACCGGCGAGGGGTTCGAGTGCGACATCGCCCTGCAGATCCACTTCACCCTGATCCAGGCGTTCTGCTTCGACAACGACATCAGCATCGTCCGCGTGAACGACATGCAGCGGCTCTCCAACATCGTGGGCGAAAAGTCGGTGGACCTGGACGACGCGCACTGCGTTCTCATCACG CAGAGCCCTGCTGAAGGTTCGTGGCAGGACCCGGCCCTGGCGGAGCTGCACCTCTTCTGCGCCGAGAGGCGAAGCCTGAGCGAGTGGCTGCCCGCCGTCTCCCTGCCCAAACGCTGA